A region of Anopheles merus strain MAF chromosome 2R, AmerM5.1, whole genome shotgun sequence DNA encodes the following proteins:
- the LOC121600669 gene encoding uncharacterized protein LOC121600669, with the protein MEKKLKSVQLKRHQAVELVKSIEQFTIGYIEENASEIPVCLEQLERYYEDFLQANAKVKELDEEATDASVSERCDMDTRYRRVKGFLLRKQPPPTAAQNMPNESMLLASSTLNSSGRSGAVNLRLPKIELPTFDGDSTKWLTFRDRFVAMIDSASEIPNIMKLQYLLSSLKGEVGLLFEHTTLTADNYEVTWAALLKRYDNPRTLIREYYRKIHHLPAVSYDNVDDLALLVDEFTRHVNGLKKLDEPVDTWDTPLANLLLMKLDSSTILAWENHSAQHKKISTRN; encoded by the coding sequence atggagaaGAAGTTGAAATCGGTGCAACTGAAAAGGCATCAAGCGGTCGAATTGGTGAAAAGTATCGAACAGTTTACGATCGGCTACATCGAGGAAAATGCCAGTGAAATACCAGTGTGTTTGGAACAATTAGAGAGGTATTATGAGGACTTCCTACAGGCAAATGCAAAAGTGAAGGAACTCGATGAGGAGGCCACAGATGCGAGTGTAAGTGAGCGGTGTGATATGGATACACGGTATCGTCGCGTTAAGGGCTTTCTTCTACGAAAGCAACCACCTCCTACGGCCGCGCAAAATATGCCGAATGAGTCGATGCTATTAGCGAGCTCGACACTCAATAGTTCGGGACGATCAGGTGCAGTGAATTTGCGGCTTCCAAAAATCGAATTGCCTACGTTCGATGGCGATTCCACCAAGTGGTTAACGTTCCGTGACCGATTTGTGGCGATGATCGACAGTGCCAGTGAGATACCGAACATAATGAAGCTGCAATATCTGCTGTCCTCGTTGAAGGGCGaggttggtttgcttttcgaGCACACCACGTTGACAGCAGACAATTACGAGGTGACGTGGGCTGCCTTGCTGAAGCGGTACGACAATCCGCGTACGCTGATCCGGGAGTACTATCGGAAGATTCATCACCTGCCGGCAGTGAGCTATGACAACGTGGACGATTTGGCGCTGCTCGTCGATGAATTCACGCGGCATGTGAACGGTCTGAAGAAGCTCGACGAACCGGTGGACACCTGGGACACGCCACTCGCCAACCTGCTTCTGATGAAGCTGGATTCGTCGACCATTCTGGCATGGGAGAACCACTCAGCGCAACATAAAAAGATAAGTACAAGGAATTAG